TTTGGACCATTGTCCGATTCCAAGATGACCGGTATCCCATGGACGGCAAACATCTTTTTGAGTTGGAATATGACTTCTGCGCTGGATGATTGCTTTAACTTAACAAAATCAAAGTAACCGGAATAGCTATCTTAGGAatctttttgataataattggcTCTTTCGGTTGAGAACACTGTTGGCTTTGACAAATACTGCAGGATTCAACGTATTTCGTGATTTCGGTCGTCATCTTGATCCAAAAAAGTTGTTCGCGTGCTGAGTGTCCGATCAATGCCAAAATGACCTTGGTGGACTTTATGCATGATCTCCTTCTTCATGTCATGTCATCTAGAACGACGACTTTGGATCCTTTGAAGAGTAGACCATAATTGCTGCTGAGCGATTCTCGAAAAgtccaataatttttaatctagTTCGGAACGTGGTGAATTGTATCAGGCCACTCAGATTTTACGTATTGCAAAAcaatttgtagatttttgtcGTTCTTTGTTGCTTCTTGTAGTCGTTTTTTGTTATATCTGTTAATTGTAGAATTTCATGCACTTCTAGCTCGTCAtctttttctgtattttttgggTTTGTGACAGTCACGGCTGAGTGTGTCTGCGACAGGTACATCTTTTCCTTTCAAATAAACTACATTTGGTTGATACTGAAGAACTTGGAGCATGAGTTTTTGTAAACGCATGTGAGTGCTGTGTATAggctttttaaaaatcgtttccAGAGGTTTATGGTCACTTTCGATTGTAAGAGGCTTTCAGAAAATTAGGTCATGAAACTTTTCACATGCAAATTTGATCGCAAGCGCTTCTTTTTCGATCTGAGGAGCTAATTTCTGTCTTTCTGTTAGTGCTTTCGATGTATACGCCACTGGCTGGTTATCTTGTAGCAATACGGCACCTGCACTCGACTGGCTGGCATCTACGTGAAGCTTTACTGGAAGATTCGGATCATAATATCTTAATAGTGGTGTTTTTGACAAAGACGACTTAAGCTTATTGAAGGATTCTTCTTGTTCTGCACTCCACTGCCATTGAGTATCTTTTTCAAGAAGTTGTAGCATTGGATTTGTAATTTCGGATAAATTATGAATGAACTTACCTAAGTAAGTTGCCATACCAAGTGATCTTTGAAGTTCGGTTATTAACTCAATCTTTTCGGGATCTGCTGCAATTTCATCTGATGTGATGATGTGGCCTTAAAAGCGTGCTTTTGTAGTAGCAAAtatgcatttttgtttgtttaattttattcctGCTTCATCAAGATTTTTAAGCACTTTCTTTGTTAGCACATTTAATGCTTTGACATCAGGAGCATGAATTAAAACGTCATCCATCGAAACCTCTGTGAACGATCAAATGAAGCTGACCGTCAACCCGGGATCTCTATATATGTTCTTTTCTATACAAAAGATAGATTCGATCCTGGTTGATGCGTTAACTAATTAACGGTAGCGAAATATGCGAAAATGACAAGTCTTTATAGCGAGCGACgttcaaaagaaaaagacaGTGATTTCCCAGCAGGGTTTAATACAAGAAGaagcttttatttcatttataagcTTCTatttatacacacatttttctaGTAGTTCAAGAGAGAAGTtacgttaaatttaaaaatacaatttttagggcgaattcaaatgtaaaaattatggCGTTTGGTATAATTTAGGCgcttaatttgaatgaaaataaaagcaagTTTAATAGTAATTGAATGGTTTaagtacaaatacaaattaagatagttattaatagtaaatattttttgatgatttgattGGCTCCAACATTCCGCCTCCTTTGAAAGGACTTCCTTTCAAGACGGTATCGCTGCTAGTTTTCGAATTGGCCTTCGAAACTCTCCTCGTGACGTTTTAACATCGGCTACACGTACATGACCATCAGGACCCTTGATTAGTTTTACGACTTTTCCCATAAGCCACTTTTGGGGTGGCAAGTTATCTTCATGGATTATGACGAGACTaccaatttcgaggtttggagTTGAAGTTGTCCATTTGGCACGATTTTGGAGTTCTAGGACGTATTCCGATGACCACCGCTTCCAGAAGTGGGTTTTTACGGCATTGATTCGACGCCACCTTTCCAGATGGCTTATGTCAGACACTTCGTGACTTGGTTCCGGAATCGCTCTGAGAGAAGACCCAACTAGGAAATGAGCTGGCGTTAACGCTTCCAGATCGTTGGGATCAGGAGACATTGGAGTAATTGGCCTGGAGTTCATTATGGCCTCGATCTCTACCAGTGCCGTTGTCAGCTCTTCAAAGTTTAGTTTTGCACCGCCGAGACTGCGATAAAGATGGCCTTTTGCTGTTTTTACGGCCGTTTCCCAAATTCCACCGAAATTAGGTGCCCTGGGGGGTATAAAATGAAAGTTTATGGAAGCATTAGAAcagaaatttataatattttcttgaaTAGAACGTTTGAACAACATATCGCgcagttcttttaattttgactGCGCGCCAACAAAATTTGTGGCATTGTCACAATGAATGGTTTTAGGGAGACCTCTACGACCTATCATCCTTTTTAAGGCAGCTATAAAGGCATCAGCTGAAAGGTCAGACACAGCTTCTAAATGGACTGCTTTTgacgaaaaacaaacaaagacaGCCACATATATTTTGTATGGCACCTTGCCACGAATTTTGTAATAAGTGTATATTGGACCACAAAAGTCCACCCCGCAACATAAAAATGGGCGAGATTGGGTTAATCTAGCTGCAGGCAAATCTCCCATTACCTGCTCGAATAGGTTTGGCCTGTACCTGGCACAGTGTGGGCACTTTCGGACGACCCATCGTGCTACCTCACGAACATTAACAATCCAAAAGGTTTGTCTCGACAAAGCAACAAGAGCCTTTGGACCAGCATGGTAATTTAAGTGATGAAGATGTCTGACGAGAGTTTTGGTGAAATTGCAATCCTTTGGCAGTAAAAGTGGATGTTTGCTTTCCTCTGGGATATTCGCATGCTTTAATCGGCCTCCGACTCTTAACAAACGAATCCCCCTTAACTCTTCATCCTCGATGAACGGACTTAAGGATTTAATAGAACCTTTTAGTGATTTATTTGCATTGATTGCTGCAATTTCTTGcgaaaaatacttcttttgtaTAAACGATAATTTTAAGCGAGTTTTCTAGCTCGTAAGCTGTCAGGTATTCACTTGGAAATGGCATTCTCCATACTCGAAGATTGAGATATCTATTGACGTATGCGAAGATTCGTATAAGTTTTGTATACGAGCTTACTCTTTCTATCAGGTCAAGATAATAGTTTGGTTTGAGCTGTTGACAGCTCAGcgctgtttttcttttctctaatGAAACTTCTTCTGGAGAAAAAACGATTTCTGCTGTGGATGGCCATTCTTCTTCTGCTTTGGCCAGAAATGATGGACCCTCAATCCAAATGGAATTTCTTATTTCATCTACCGTGCATCCTCGCGAAACTACATCTGCAGGATTGTCGTGTGTTGGAACATGTCTCCAAACCACCTCTTTTGTCGTATCCTGTATTTCCGCTACTCGATTTCCAACAAACGTGTTTAATTTCGACGAATGGGTAGAAATCCAATGCAACACGATTGTCGAATCAGTCCAAAAGTACGCCTTCAAGTAGTTTGTAtccattattttttgaattttgacccAGAGTTTCGATAAAAGGTGTGCTGCACAAAGTTCAAGTCTGggaagttgtttcttttttgcgGGTGCAACTCGAGATTTTGCGACTGACATCTTCACATTTACTGACCCGTAGGAATCTAAACTTCGCAAATATATACAACACCCATAAGCCTTCATTGACGCGTCTGCAAAACCATGGACTtcacaacttattttgttttcaaaaaaaacatatcgaggaacattcaaattttgtagTGAGTGAAGATCATTGATGAATTGACGCCATTCTGCTTCGATTGCTTCTGGAATGGAGTCATCCCAATCCAGCTTTTCTATCCAAAGCTGCTGGAGAACTATCTTTGCTCGAATGATGATGGGACTAAGCAAACCCATTGGATCAAAAAGTGAAGACGCAAGTGAGAGAATCAATCTTTTAGTATACCTCGTATATGTTTGGTTCGGTTTGTACGAAAAACTGAACTGATCAGTACTAGGATTCTAAGCTATACCTAAAGTACTTGTAAGGTTTGATTCGGTAAGCTTAAATTCTTTTCTTGTAGCTTCTTGAATCAAGGAACAATGATTGCTGTTCCATTTTGACAGCTCTAATCCAGCAGGATTTAAGATGGCGACTACTTCATTCCTTTTGCGAGTTAACGGTTCTAAATCGTCTGCCCCAGTTAGCATATCGTCCACATAAAAGTCTGTTCTAAGACATGAAGCACCTAAACTGAAGCGATCTTGGTTGGTATCTGCCAAGAATTTCAAACAACGAATTGCCAGGAACGGAGCCGATGAAGTACCATATGTGATGGTGTTTAATTGGTATGTTTTTATAGGAGTTTGTGGATTTTCTCTCCACAAAATGTATTGCAAACTTCTATGCGATGGATGAACCAAGACTTGTCGATACATTTTGACTATGTCTGCAGTCAAGGCATATCTGTATAATCGAAAACGAAGTAGTGTGATGAGAAGTTCATTCTGTATTGTAGGACCGACCATGAGGATTCCGTTTAAGGAAATTTGCGAAGAAGTGCGATAAGACGCGTCGAAAACTACGCGTAATTTTGTAGACACGCTATCAGGACGTACTACACATTGATGTGGCAAATAATAATGAGTTTGTTCAAGATTTGGATTGGATACTAGCGACATATGACCTAAAGACTCATATTCTTTCATGAAGTCGACATATTGTGTTTTCAAAGCTGTATTTTTAGATAATCTGCGCTCAAGAGATAAAAGCCTTCGAAATGCGATGTCATAAGAAGCTCCAAGACAAGAAGGATCTTTCTTCAAAGGCAGTTGAACCATAAGACGACCACTTGGAAGAACCTCCACAGTATTTCTGAAATGATATTCACATTCAGTTTGCTCCTCAGACCATTTGCATTTAAGATCCTGAATCTCTTCTAgttcaaagaatttttcaacGTATCTATGAAGTGAATCTTCTTTTGAATTGATGAAGCATGATTTTCTCTTGTTGTTGAGTTCTGTCCTGTATCTTCCCGATACAATCCATCCTAGAGCTGTTTTTTGCAATGACGGCAGTCCGTCGCCCAGTTTAACTTGACCTGATTCGAGTAATTCAAAAAATGCTTCTGCCCCTAACAACAAATCTATTTGACCAGGTTGATTAAAACTCGCATCGGCAAGCTCTGAGTTCAGCGGAAGATTCCAATTGCTAACATTAAGCGCTGCTTCAGGCTGATATCCAGTTATTGATGGGGCGACTAAAAATTCAAgagttatttcaaaattggaataTCTTGAGCGAATTGTAGTTTGtgtttgatgttttgtttttgtttctgttgtaCCAATTCCTATGATGTCCACTACCTTTTTGTCCTTTTGTAGTCCAAGTGAGTTAGcgaatttctcatttttaaaatttacctgAGAACCTGAATCAAGTAGAGTCCTAACCAACTGAAAACCACCTGATGCATCTTTTACGAGAACTAAAGCAGTTGCCAGTATGACTTGCCCTTCAGGAATACGCTCCCTTTCCAGTGCCGAGTGCACTGCAGCTGACGAAGTTGGCTGAGGTGTGTGTTGTTGAGCATCAGTACCAACAATAACAGGATCTGTTTTATTTCTATGTAAAAGACTATGATGTGGTTGTTTACAAACTTGGCACCTAAAATGCGATGGACACCTAGAAACATTATGCCCTTTAACTAAGCAATTCAAACATAGACCTAATTTTTTGGATTTCCAAAAGCGATCCATGACCGACAGCTCGAGAAAAGTTTTACAACTTGTAATCAAATGGGTCTTGTCTCCGCAATGAGTGCAGGATCGTTGGCTAACAGCTAGCGAAGTTTGAGGTCGATGATGGTTCACGAAAGTTGGCCTTGATTTGATGGCTGGTTTTAAAGTTGAATCCGAACGACTTTGTTTACTATCTCTAGCCTCCAGGAACTGACACCGTTTGTTGAGCACGCTTGCACATTCCTTCCATTCAGGCAACTTCCTGTAGTCAAGTTGCTCATCCCATTTAGACTGTGTGTCTTGGTCCACCTTTGATATGGCAATGTGGATTATAATTGCATTGCATATATTTTCGTATGAACCTATCGAAAGCAAGGAACTGAATAGTGCAGAAATATCGTCCACTAAACTCCGTAACGAAACTGAAGAAGCCTTTGAAACCTTTGGTAATTCAATAAGTTGCGAAATGTATTCTAAGAAGATCAGACAGTCATTATCATAACGATCCTTTAAACTTTGAAGCGCTTTCGAATAATTATCTTCTGTAACTTGATAGGCCTTAACCGTACCAAGAGCTTGATCGGTCAGACACgacaacaaataattaaatttctcaatttttgttaaacttgaATCGTTTTCTACAAGATtgttaaaagaatttataaaattcttgtAATCCGAATATTTCCCACTGAACCTTGGTAAACGTTG
The DNA window shown above is from Eupeodes corollae unplaced genomic scaffold, idEupCoro1.1 scaffold_962, whole genome shotgun sequence and carries:
- the LOC129953522 gene encoding uncharacterized protein LOC129953522 — protein: MNSRPITPMSPDPNDLEALTPAHFLVGSSLRAIPEPSHEVSDISHLERWRRINAVKTHFWKRWSSEYVLELQNRAKWTTSTPNLEIGSLVIIHEDNLPPQKWLMGKVVKLIKGPDGHVRVADVKTSRGEFRRPIRKLAAIPS
- the LOC129953519 gene encoding uncharacterized protein LOC129953519, with product MTEPTLDELKQQRASTRGSITRIKNIVESSSNVLTATELECRLGILESYFKQILVYQTKIEVLVPNDTSRGEIEDLYITAKTKILSLLGTNRRSSVADMTLGIPHSTSHLPKQRLPRFSGKYSDYKNFINSFNNLVENDSSLTKIEKFNYLLSCLTDQALGTVKAYQVTEDNYSKALQSLKDRYDNDCLIFLEYISQLIELPKVSKASSVSLRSLVDDISALFSSLLSIGSYENICNAIIIHIAISKVDQDTQSKWDEQLDYRKLPEWKECASVLNKRCQFLEARDSKQSRSDSTLKPAIKSRPTFVNHHRPQTSLAVSQRSCTHCGDKTHLITSCKTFLELSVMDRFWKSKKLGLCLNCLVKGHNVSRCPSHFRCQVCKQPHHSLLHRNKTDPVIVGTDAQQHTPQPTSSAAVHSALERERIPEGQVILATALVLVKDASGGFQLVRTLLDSGSQVNFKNEKFANSLGLQKDKKVVDIIGIGTTETKTKHQTQTTIRSRYSNFEITLEFLVAPSITGYQPEAALNVSNWNLPLNSELADASFNQPGQIDLLLGAEAFFELLESGQVKLGDGLPSLQKTALGWIVSGRYRTELNNKRKSCFINSKEDSLHRYVEKFFELEEIQDLKCKWSEEQTECEYHFRNTVEVLPSGRLMVQLPLKKDPSCLGASYDIAFRRLLSLERRLSKNTALKTQYVDFMKEYESLGHMSLVSNPNLEQTHYYLPHQCVVRPDSVSTKLRVVFDASYRTSSQISLNGILMVGPTIQNELLITLLRFRLYRYALTADIVKMYRQVLVHPSHRSLQYILWRENPQTPIKTYQLNTITYGTSSAPFLAIRCLKFLADTNQDRFSLGASCLRTDFYVDDMLTGADDLEPLTRKRNEVVAILNPAGLELSKWNSNHCSLIQEATRKEFKLTESNLTSTLGIA